GCTTTTTTCTGTCGAAAACCATTTTAGTGTTCCCAGTTTCGACCCCAATGCATCGCAAACCGCATAGGCCAGATACCCCGGGCCGGTTTGAACAGCTAAAACACTGTATTCCGGGTCTAAAAAATATGTTCCGTTTATTTCAAATCGAGCCTGCACTTACTTTTTTTATTAGGGAGCAAACGTACATAAAATTTTCCATTTCGGTTGTTGTATTGCAGCCGGAGGGCTATCGCCACAGATCCGCTGAACCATAGAAATTCTGCGACGGCCGCGGAGAACTTTCCCGCCGCTCTTCGCAGATTTTTTACGCAGATGGGGTCAGTCTACCTGCCGCGGCCTGCTATTTATGAACAGATATCATATCGCGTACTTAGAAACATCAGCAAAGATCCGCGAAACAATCAGCGCTGTCAGCTGGAAAGCGATCACATTACGGATACAGTAAATATTGTTTCCGCATCTTTTTATACGCTGACAGTCCCGGTTCCCAGCTCTTCCGGATCTCTTCCTCGGACCGGCCCTCGACGATCTGTTTTTTAAATTCATAAACACCCGCCAGTTTATCAATATCACCAATCTGGTTGCTTTGGGTCTTATCGAAAAATTTGGAGGGATCCGGATAGGCCTTGTACAGTTCCATCATCCACCGGATATTAATCCTGCGATCCCGCATCAGTTCTGTCATATCATATTCCCGCAGATCCAGCCCGTAACAAACCTGGTCTTTATGCAGCGGGGTGGCGCTCATTCCCTTAATGGCTACCGGTGTAAATGAGAACGCGTACCTTCCCTTCAGCGCCGGCGCACCCAATACGGTAAAGGGATACTGCGTTCCGCGTCCCTGGCTGATAATGGTTCCCTCAAACAAACAAAGTGAGGGATACAATAAGATGCTTTGCTGGGTGTTCAGGTTGGGAGACGGAGCCACCGGCAATGTGTATGGCAGATCGTGCTTATAATGTGCTACCGGAATGATCTTTATATTCGCTTTCATTTTATTCGGCAGCCATCCTTCGCCGTTAATCATTTGCGCCAGCTCCCCGATAGTGAGCCCATGCGCAATAGGGATGGGATAGGCACCAATGCCCGACTTCAGCCGCATATCCAGCACGGGACCGTCTACGAGGTAACCATTCGGGTTGGGCCGGTCAAGGATCAATAGTTCTTTATTATTTTCAGCACAGGCTTCCATGATCCTTCCCATCACATTGATATAGGTATAAAACCGGGTACCCACATCCTGTACATCAAAGATCATGATATCCACATCAGCCAGGTCTTCCTTTGAGGGCTTACTCTTTTTACCATATAATGAAATAACAGGAATACCGGTTTTGGCATCCACAGCATCGCTCACCGAAGCCCCCGCGTCGGCATCTCCACGAAAGCCATGCTCGGGACCAAATACTTTTACGATTTTAACACCCCGTTCCAGCAAACTGTCTACCAGGTGCCGGTGCCCGATACGCGTAGTAGGATTGGCCAGCACTCCTACCCTTTTACCGCTCAGGTAGGGGACATATTTTTCGGTTTGATCGGCACCGGTTTTGATGGTCCGTTCCGGGTTCGCAGGCAGCGTTTTGGAAACCCTGGCTGTGGCACAGGACACACATGTTGCAATCAGTAACAAATTTAAAAGAATCAGCTTCATATTGTTTATTTATCATTCAATCAGGCAGCTGCTAAAATACAGCTTCATCGGGATATAACCGGCAGGTATCGGGAGGCCCGTATGCAAACCGGGCATCAGAGACAAAACTAACACTTGTTATTAAAAAGAAATTTCCCCTACATTTGTCAAAACAAAAACAAGATGTTACCCAAAGAAATATATGTCCTCTCCGCCGTTCGTACCCCTATCGGCAGCTTTGGAGGAGCGCTAAAAGAGCTAAGTGCTACCCAACTGGGGGCGATTGTTATTAAAGGCGCGCTTGCGAAAGCCGGTATTGCCCCGGAACAGGTCAACGATGTGATTATGGGGTCGGTGCTACAGGCGAACCTGGGACAGGCTCCGGCCCGCCAGGCAGCGAAATTTGCGGGTTTGCCGGACCAGGTCAATTGTACTACCATCAACAAGGTTTGTGCGAGCGGTATGAAGGCGATTGCCAGTGCTGTGCAGCACATTGCCCTGGGGGATGCCGATATTGTGATTGCCGGTGGTATGGAAAGCATGAGCAATGTACCGTTTTACCTCGACAAAATGCGCTGGGGCAATAAATACGGAAATGTAGCGGCTGTTGATGGTTTGGCAAAAGATGGCTTAACCGATGTATACAATGGTGACGCTATGGGCATGGCAGCAGAATTATGTGCCGGTGAATGTGGTATTTCAAGGGAAGAACAGGATGCCTTTGCCGCTGAAAGCTATCGCCGCAGCCAGCATGCCTGGGAAGCGGGGAAATTTGATGAAGAAGTGATACCGGTTGAAATCCCATCCCGTAAAGGAGCTCCCATTACCATATCCAAAGATGAA
The sequence above is a segment of the Niabella agricola genome. Coding sequences within it:
- a CDS encoding thiolase family protein, whose amino-acid sequence is MLPKEIYVLSAVRTPIGSFGGALKELSATQLGAIVIKGALAKAGIAPEQVNDVIMGSVLQANLGQAPARQAAKFAGLPDQVNCTTINKVCASGMKAIASAVQHIALGDADIVIAGGMESMSNVPFYLDKMRWGNKYGNVAAVDGLAKDGLTDVYNGDAMGMAAELCAGECGISREEQDAFAAESYRRSQHAWEAGKFDEEVIPVEIPSRKGAPITISKDEEPFNVKFDKIATLKPAFKKDGTVTAANASTMNDGAAALVLISKEKAEALGLRPIAKILSYADAEQAPEWFTTTPSLAVPKAVEKAGLKMTDIDFWELNEAFSVVGIENTRRMKLNPEVVNVNGGAVSIGHPLGASGARIIVTLIHVLQQNKSRYGAAGICNGGGGASAMVVERII
- a CDS encoding exo-beta-N-acetylmuramidase NamZ family protein, producing the protein MKLILLNLLLIATCVSCATARVSKTLPANPERTIKTGADQTEKYVPYLSGKRVGVLANPTTRIGHRHLVDSLLERGVKIVKVFGPEHGFRGDADAGASVSDAVDAKTGIPVISLYGKKSKPSKEDLADVDIMIFDVQDVGTRFYTYINVMGRIMEACAENNKELLILDRPNPNGYLVDGPVLDMRLKSGIGAYPIPIAHGLTIGELAQMINGEGWLPNKMKANIKIIPVAHYKHDLPYTLPVAPSPNLNTQQSILLYPSLCLFEGTIISQGRGTQYPFTVLGAPALKGRYAFSFTPVAIKGMSATPLHKDQVCYGLDLREYDMTELMRDRRINIRWMMELYKAYPDPSKFFDKTQSNQIGDIDKLAGVYEFKKQIVEGRSEEEIRKSWEPGLSAYKKMRKQYLLYP